A portion of the Camelus dromedarius isolate mCamDro1 chromosome 35, mCamDro1.pat, whole genome shotgun sequence genome contains these proteins:
- the LOC116155195 gene encoding LOW QUALITY PROTEIN: olfactory receptor 5G25-like (The sequence of the model RefSeq protein was modified relative to this genomic sequence to represent the inferred CDS: inserted 1 base in 1 codon; substituted 1 base at 1 genomic stop codon), translating into MGIMTLIWMDSRLHTRIYLFLSHLSFVDLCSSSVIGPKMLTDILVEKKVFSFFGCVAQIWLFGXVVTECFLLASMAYDQYLAICKSLLCTLVSQQVCVQLVVGPYAALGLKSTMIHITFTFHLPNCGLNIINHLFCDLPVLSLACAGTQVSKCLLFILAGAPGVLSSVITLVSYVYIGIAILRLRSADGRWKAFSSCCSHLTPVSILXGTLFFVYVRWSSSFSLNINKVVSVFCTAVIPMLNPLTYSLRNKEVKDSFRRTFERKKFLLSK; encoded by the exons ATGGGGATAATGACTCTCATTTGGATGGATTCTCGGCTCCACACCCGAATATACTTATTTCTCAGCCACTTGTCCTTTGTAGATCTCTGCTCCTCTTCTGTCATTGGTCCCAAAATGTTGACTGACATCCTTGTGGAGAAAAaagtcttctctttctttggttGTGTTGCCCAGATCTGGCTTTTTG CTGTAGTGACTGAGTGTTTCCTCCTGGCTTCCATGGCATATGATCAGTATTTGGCCATCTGTAAGTCCTTGTTGTGCACACTCGTGTCCCAGCAAGTCTGTGTGCAGCTGGTGGTAGGGCCTTATGCTGCCTTGGGTCTTAAAAGCACCATGATCCACATAACTTTCACCTTTCACCTGCCTAACTGTGGTCTGAATATCATCAATCACTTATTCTGTGACCTTCCTGTTCTCTCCCTGGCATGTGCAGGCACACAGGtcagtaaatgtttacttttcatcTTGGCTGGAGCTCCAGGAGTACTCAGCAGTGTGATCACCTTGGTCTCCTATGTTTACATTGGCATCGCCATCCTGAGGCTCCGTTCTGCTGATGGGAGGTGGAAAGCCTTTTCCTCCTGCTGTTCACACTTGACACCCGTCTCCATCCTTTAGGGGACACTCTTCTTTGTCTATGTACGTTGGAGCTCTAGTTTCTCCCTGAATATTAACAAAGTGGTTTCTGTGTTCTGCACAGCTGTGATTCCCATGTTAAACCCACTTACCTACAGCCTAAGAAACAAAGAGGTCAAGGATTCATTCAGAAGgacatttgaaaggaagaaatttcTTTTGAGTAAGTGA
- the LOC116155194 gene encoding LOW QUALITY PROTEIN: olfactory receptor 5G3 (The sequence of the model RefSeq protein was modified relative to this genomic sequence to represent the inferred CDS: inserted 1 base in 1 codon; substituted 1 base at 1 genomic stop codon), which yields MVTLIWIDPRLHTPMYFFLSHLSFVDTFSSSSIAPKMLCDIFVDKKAXSFMGCAAQMWFFGLFVETECLLLASMAYDRYVAIYKPLLYTLIMSQRVCVQLVLGPYAVGLLSTMMHTIHTFCLPFCGPNIVNHFFCDISPLLSLVCADTWINKLVLFIFTGAIGVLSGLIIMVSYVCILVAVLRIQTADGRRKAFSTCSSHLAAVSVLYGTLFFIYVXPSSSSSIDMNKVISLFYIVVVPMLNPLIYSLRIKEVKDAFSRKFERKKEFLIHKIEF from the exons ATGGTCACTCTCATATGGATCGATCCCAGACTCCACACACCTATGTACTTCTTTCTTAGCCACTTGTCCTTTGTAGacacattttcctcttcttccattgCCCCCAAGATGCTGTGTGATATCTTTGTAGATAAAAAGG GCTCTTTCATGGGTTGTGCTGCACAGATGTGGTTCTTTGGTCTTTTTGTGGAAACTGAGTGTTTGCTCTTGGCTTCCATGGCGTATGATCGGTATGTGGCCATCTACAAACCCTTGCTGTACACCCTCATTATGTCCCAGAGGGTCTGTGTGCAGCTGGTTCTGGGCCCTTATGCTGTGGGTCTTCTAAGCACCATGATGCACACAATTCACACATTTTGCTTACCCTTCTGTGGTCCAAATATCGTCAATcactttttctgtgatatttCACCACTGCTTTCCCTAGTGTGTGCAGACACCTGGATCAATAAGTTGGTGCTTTTCATCTTCACGGGAGCCATAGGAGTTCTCAGTGGCCTGATCATCATGGTCTCCTATGTTTGCATCCTGGTTGCCGTGCTGAGGATCCAGACTGCTGATGGGAGGAGAAAAGCCTTCTCTACTTGTTCTTCTCACCTGGCAGCTGTCTCTGTCCTCTATGGGactcttttctttatttatgtcTGACCTAGCTCAAGTTCCTCCATAGATATGAATAAAGtgatttctctgttttatattgtgGTAGTCCCCATGTTGAACCCACTCATCTACAGCTTGAGGATCAAAGAGGTGAAAGATGCATTCAGTAGgaagtttgaaaggaaaaaagaatttttaatacataaaatagaattctaa